Proteins encoded by one window of Streptomyces sp. ALI-76-A:
- a CDS encoding LLM class flavin-dependent oxidoreductase, producing MSLRLSTVILPHRRWHQGGRSTWQRAEQLGFHTAYTYDHLSWRSFRDGPWFGALPTLTAAAGVTEHLRLGTLVTSPNFRHPVTLAKELISLDDISGGRVTLGIGAGGTGFDATVLGQEPWTPRERADRLAEFVPLLDRLLTEDGPKGVSYEGDYYSAHEARNIPGCVQRPRLPFAVAATGPRGLRLAARYGQSWVTTGDPKLYETGTPEQSMRALRGQAEKLGDACAALGRDVQELDRILLTGFTPDRGRPLQSLDAFVDFAGRHRDLGFTELVIHWPIPDSDFAADEKVFEQIAMQAPAQLR from the coding sequence ATGAGTCTGCGCCTGAGCACCGTGATCCTTCCGCACCGCCGCTGGCACCAGGGCGGCCGTTCGACGTGGCAACGCGCGGAGCAGCTCGGTTTCCACACCGCGTACACCTATGACCACCTGTCCTGGCGCAGTTTCCGGGACGGGCCCTGGTTCGGTGCCCTGCCGACGCTGACCGCCGCCGCGGGCGTCACCGAGCATCTGCGTCTGGGCACACTGGTGACCTCGCCGAACTTCCGGCACCCGGTGACCCTCGCGAAGGAGCTGATCTCCCTGGACGACATCTCCGGCGGGCGGGTCACGCTGGGCATCGGCGCGGGCGGCACCGGCTTCGACGCCACCGTGCTCGGACAGGAGCCCTGGACCCCGCGCGAGCGGGCCGACCGCCTCGCCGAGTTCGTGCCGCTCCTGGACCGGCTGCTGACCGAGGACGGCCCGAAGGGCGTGTCGTACGAGGGCGACTACTACTCCGCGCACGAGGCGCGGAACATCCCCGGTTGCGTGCAGCGCCCCCGGCTGCCGTTCGCGGTGGCCGCGACCGGGCCACGCGGGCTCAGGCTCGCCGCGCGGTACGGGCAGTCCTGGGTGACCACCGGTGACCCGAAGCTGTACGAGACCGGCACTCCCGAGCAGTCGATGCGCGCCTTGCGCGGACAGGCCGAGAAGCTGGGCGACGCCTGCGCCGCGCTCGGGCGGGACGTACAGGAGCTGGACAGGATCCTGCTGACCGGGTTCACGCCGGACCGCGGCCGTCCGCTCCAGTCCCTCGACGCGTTCGTGGACTTCGCGGGCCGGCACCGGGACCTGGGCTTCACCGAGCTCGTGATCCACTGGCCCATTCCGGACTCGGACTTCGCCGCGGACGAGAAGGTCTTCGAGCAGATCGCCATGCAAGCACCGGCTCAGCTGCGCTGA
- the cydD gene encoding thiol reductant ABC exporter subunit CydD has translation MFHVKPIDPRLLRYARATRFFLAAVIGLGAVGAGLVIAQAMLIAEVVVGAFQHGMSVAELRTPLLLLAAVAGGRGLVSWLTELAAHRASAAVKSELRGRLLERAVALGPGWLGGQRTGSLVALATRGVDALDDYFSRYLPQLGLAVVVPVAVLARIVTEDWVSAAIIAGTLPLIPVFMVLIGWATQSRMDRQWRLLSRLSGHFLDVVAGLPTLKVFGRAKAQAESIRRITGEYRQATMRTLRIAFISSFALELLATLSVALVAVTVGMRLVHGDMDLYVGLVILVLAPEAYLPLRQVGAQYHAAAEGLAAAEEIFSVLETPVPEPGTATVPTGGLSFEHVTVRYPGRSADALTDVSFTIEPGETVALVGPSGVGKSTLLNVGLGFVRPTEGRVLAGGVDLAEADLEQWRSRIAWVPQRPHLFAGTIAENVRLARPDADDTAVRRALGDAGALQFVDALPEGVDTVLGEDGAGLSAGQQQRLALARAFLADRPLLLLDEPTAALDGATEAEVVQAVRRLAVGRTVLLVVHRPALLSVADRVVRLTEPQAPAPSRESAAPLAPSVRAGQEGAEVGELVVGGTRAANAPGAAPLADGTDATASAAAGRGVLARVRTMSGARRGRLMLALLLGSLALGSAVGLMATSGWLISRASQQPPVLYLMVAVTATRAFGIGRAVFRYAERLVSHDAVLRMLADTRVAVYRRLERLAPAGLRRTRRGDLLSRLVADVDTLQDYWLRWLLPAGAAVVVSVASVGFTAWLLPEAGAALALGLLAAGAGVPLVTGAVARRAERRLAPARGTLATRVTDLLTGTAELAVAGALPGRTADVRRADRALTGIASRAATATALGDGLTALISGLTVTATALLGAQAVADGRLGGVVMAVVVLTPLAAFEAVLGLPLAAQYRQRVRKSAERVHEVLDAPEPVREPERPGQAPVSPFPVVVKGLAARYAGQNRDALTGVDLALEQGRRIAVVGPSGSGKTTLAQVLLRFLDADAGSYALGGVDAYALDGDDVRRLVGLCAQDAHLFDSSVRENLLLARKDATEDELRDALRRARLLDWAEGLPDGLDTLVGEHGARLSGGQRQRLALARALLADFPVLVLDEPAEHLDLPTADALTADLLAATEGRTTLLITHRLAGLAAVDEVVVLDGGRIVQRGRYAELAAVDGPLRRMAEREEQADLLVGAR, from the coding sequence ATGTTTCACGTGAAACCGATCGATCCACGGCTTCTCCGGTACGCCCGGGCCACCCGGTTCTTTCTGGCGGCGGTCATCGGCCTGGGTGCCGTCGGTGCCGGACTGGTCATCGCGCAGGCCATGCTCATCGCCGAGGTGGTGGTGGGGGCGTTCCAGCACGGCATGTCCGTCGCCGAACTGCGCACTCCCCTGCTGCTGTTGGCCGCTGTGGCAGGGGGGCGCGGCCTGGTCTCCTGGCTCACCGAACTCGCCGCGCACCGTGCGAGTGCGGCGGTGAAGTCGGAGCTGCGGGGGCGGCTGCTGGAGCGTGCCGTCGCGCTGGGGCCCGGGTGGCTGGGCGGGCAGCGGACCGGATCGCTGGTGGCCCTCGCCACGCGGGGAGTCGACGCCCTCGACGACTACTTCTCCCGCTATCTGCCGCAGTTGGGCCTCGCGGTGGTCGTGCCGGTGGCGGTGCTGGCGCGGATCGTCACCGAGGACTGGGTCTCGGCGGCCATCATCGCCGGGACCCTGCCGCTCATCCCGGTCTTCATGGTGTTGATCGGCTGGGCTACGCAGTCCCGGATGGACCGGCAGTGGCGGCTGCTGTCCCGGCTGTCCGGACACTTCCTGGACGTGGTGGCCGGCCTGCCGACGCTGAAGGTGTTCGGACGGGCCAAGGCGCAGGCCGAGTCCATCCGCCGGATCACCGGCGAGTACCGGCAGGCGACCATGCGTACGCTGCGGATCGCCTTCATCTCGTCCTTCGCGCTGGAGCTGCTGGCGACGCTGTCGGTGGCCCTGGTCGCCGTGACCGTCGGCATGCGGCTCGTGCACGGGGACATGGACCTGTATGTCGGCCTGGTCATCCTCGTACTCGCGCCCGAGGCCTATCTGCCGCTGCGGCAGGTGGGCGCGCAGTACCACGCGGCGGCGGAGGGACTGGCCGCCGCCGAGGAGATCTTCTCGGTGCTGGAGACGCCGGTGCCGGAGCCGGGTACCGCTACCGTGCCGACGGGGGGTCTGTCCTTCGAGCACGTCACGGTTCGCTATCCCGGACGGTCGGCGGACGCCCTGACGGACGTGTCCTTCACCATTGAGCCCGGGGAGACGGTCGCGCTCGTCGGGCCGAGCGGCGTGGGCAAGTCGACGCTGCTGAACGTGGGGCTGGGGTTCGTGCGGCCCACCGAGGGCCGGGTCCTGGCCGGGGGAGTCGACCTCGCCGAGGCCGACCTGGAGCAGTGGCGGTCGCGGATCGCCTGGGTGCCGCAGCGGCCTCATCTGTTCGCCGGGACGATCGCCGAGAACGTACGCCTGGCCCGGCCCGACGCCGACGACACCGCCGTGCGGCGGGCACTGGGCGACGCGGGCGCGCTGCAGTTCGTGGACGCGCTGCCCGAGGGCGTCGACACGGTGCTGGGAGAGGACGGGGCCGGGCTGTCAGCCGGGCAGCAGCAACGCCTCGCGCTGGCCCGGGCCTTCCTCGCGGACCGGCCGCTGCTGCTGCTCGACGAACCGACGGCGGCGCTGGACGGGGCGACCGAGGCCGAAGTCGTCCAGGCGGTGCGACGACTGGCGGTGGGCCGGACGGTTCTGCTGGTCGTGCACCGGCCGGCGTTGCTGTCGGTGGCGGACCGCGTGGTGCGGCTGACGGAGCCGCAGGCCCCTGCGCCGTCCAGGGAGTCGGCCGCTCCGCTCGCGCCTTCCGTGCGTGCCGGGCAGGAGGGTGCCGAGGTCGGCGAACTGGTCGTCGGCGGGACGCGGGCCGCGAACGCCCCCGGCGCGGCTCCACTTGCGGACGGGACGGACGCCACGGCATCCGCCGCTGCCGGAAGGGGTGTCCTGGCCCGGGTCCGGACCATGTCCGGCGCCCGGCGGGGACGGCTGATGCTCGCCCTGCTGCTCGGGAGTCTCGCGCTCGGCAGTGCCGTCGGGCTCATGGCGACGTCCGGATGGCTGATCTCGCGGGCCTCGCAGCAGCCACCGGTGCTCTATCTGATGGTGGCCGTGACGGCGACGCGGGCCTTCGGGATCGGGCGAGCCGTCTTCCGGTACGCCGAGCGGCTGGTGTCGCACGACGCCGTGCTGCGGATGCTGGCCGACACCCGGGTCGCCGTGTACCGCCGTCTGGAGCGGCTGGCGCCCGCCGGGCTGCGGCGCACCCGCCGGGGCGACCTGCTGTCCCGGCTCGTCGCCGACGTGGACACCTTGCAGGACTACTGGCTGCGCTGGCTGCTGCCCGCCGGTGCCGCCGTGGTCGTGTCCGTCGCGTCCGTCGGCTTCACGGCCTGGCTGCTGCCGGAGGCCGGTGCCGCGCTCGCCCTCGGGTTGCTGGCCGCGGGAGCCGGTGTCCCTCTGGTCACCGGCGCGGTCGCGCGACGGGCCGAGCGCAGGCTGGCCCCGGCCCGGGGGACGCTGGCCACGCGGGTGACCGACCTGCTCACCGGGACCGCCGAGCTGGCCGTCGCCGGTGCTCTGCCCGGACGTACCGCCGACGTGCGGCGCGCCGACCGCGCACTCACCGGTATCGCCTCGCGCGCCGCCACCGCCACCGCGCTCGGCGACGGACTGACCGCGCTGATCTCCGGCCTGACCGTCACCGCGACCGCCCTCCTGGGAGCCCAGGCGGTCGCCGACGGGCGGCTGGGCGGCGTGGTCATGGCCGTCGTCGTCCTCACCCCGCTGGCCGCCTTCGAGGCCGTCCTCGGGCTGCCGCTCGCCGCGCAGTACCGGCAGCGGGTGCGCAAGAGCGCGGAGCGGGTGCACGAGGTGCTGGACGCGCCCGAGCCGGTCCGGGAGCCGGAGCGGCCCGGGCAGGCGCCCGTGTCGCCGTTCCCGGTCGTGGTGAAGGGCTTGGCCGCCCGCTATGCCGGACAGAACCGGGACGCGCTCACCGGAGTCGACCTCGCGCTGGAGCAGGGGCGCAGGATCGCCGTGGTCGGGCCGTCCGGATCCGGCAAGACGACGCTGGCGCAGGTGTTGCTGCGCTTCCTGGACGCGGACGCCGGCTCGTACGCGCTGGGCGGTGTGGACGCGTACGCGCTGGACGGCGACGACGTACGGCGGCTCGTGGGGCTGTGCGCGCAGGACGCGCACCTCTTCGACAGCTCGGTGCGCGAGAACCTCCTTCTCGCGAGGAAGGACGCGACCGAGGACGAGCTGCGGGACGCGCTGCGCCGGGCCCGGCTGCTCGACTGGGCCGAGGGCCTGCCCGACGGGCTCGACACGCTCGTCGGTGAGCACGGAGCACGGCTGTCCGGCGGGCAGCGGCAGCGCCTGGCGCTGGCCCGCGCCCTGTTGGCCGACTTCCCGGTCCTCGTGCTCGACGAGCCCGCCGAACACCTCGACCTGCCGACGGCCGACGCGCTCACCGCCGATCTGCTGGCCGCCACCGAGGGCCGTACGACCCTGCTCATCACGCACCGGCTGGCCGGGCTCGCGGCGGTGGACGAGGTGGTCGTGCTGGACGGAGGACGGATCGTGCAGCGCGGCAGGTACGCGGAACTGGCCGCCGTGGATGGTCCCTTGCGGAGGATGGCGGAGCGGGAGGAACAAGCGGACCTGTTGGTGGGGGCGCGGTAG
- a CDS encoding SDR family oxidoreductase, whose product MAQDGLRGARERRVRTGGVELSVAELGDPSAPTVVLVHGYPDSKEVWSEVASRLAERFHVVLYDVRGHGRSTAPRPLRGGFTLEKLTDDFLAVADAVSPERPVHLVGHDWGSVQAWEFVTVRRTEGRIASFTSLSGPSLDHLGHWINKRIRHPTPRRVGQLLGQGAKSWYVYLLHTPVLPELAWRGPLGKRWPRVLERVEKVSGGDYPTSSLPTDAAHGAWLYRDNVRPRLRRPRTDAYAHVPVQLITPLGDAFLSERLYDELERWAPRLTRRTLSARHWVPRTRPDQLASWVTEFVESVESGSLPRKAKGRYADRFGGQLVLVTGAGSGIGRATALAFAEAGARVVAVDRNAEAAARTAELSRLSGAPETRAETVDVSDEQAMEKLAAKVAAEYGVVDVLVNNAGIGLSGSFFDTTPEDWKKVLDVNLWGVIHGCRLFGRQMAERGQGGHIVNVASAAAYQPSKALPAYSASKAAVLMLSQCLRAELADREVGVTAVCPGFVNTSITSTAHFAGVDGEEEKRLQKRTARLYRLRNYPPEKVAGAILRAVVRDEAVVPVTPEARGAYLMSRFSPRAVRAIARLKAPV is encoded by the coding sequence ATGGCGCAGGACGGGCTGCGGGGCGCGCGGGAGCGCCGGGTACGGACCGGCGGGGTCGAGCTGTCCGTCGCCGAGCTGGGTGACCCCTCGGCGCCGACGGTCGTCCTGGTGCACGGTTACCCGGACAGCAAGGAGGTGTGGTCCGAGGTCGCGTCCCGGCTGGCCGAGCGCTTCCACGTCGTCCTGTACGACGTCCGCGGCCACGGCCGGTCAACGGCGCCGCGGCCGCTGCGCGGCGGGTTCACGCTGGAGAAGCTCACGGACGACTTCCTGGCCGTCGCCGACGCGGTCAGCCCGGAGCGGCCGGTGCACCTGGTGGGGCACGACTGGGGCTCGGTGCAGGCCTGGGAGTTCGTCACGGTCCGGCGCACCGAGGGCCGTATCGCCTCCTTCACCTCCCTGTCCGGGCCGTCCCTCGACCACCTCGGCCACTGGATCAACAAGCGCATCAGGCACCCGACTCCGCGCCGGGTCGGCCAACTGCTGGGCCAGGGCGCCAAGTCCTGGTACGTGTACCTGCTGCACACTCCCGTACTCCCCGAACTGGCCTGGCGCGGCCCCCTCGGCAAGCGCTGGCCGCGCGTCCTGGAGCGCGTGGAGAAGGTCTCGGGCGGTGACTACCCGACCTCGTCGCTGCCCACGGACGCGGCGCACGGGGCGTGGCTGTACCGGGACAACGTCCGTCCCCGGCTGCGTCGCCCGCGTACGGACGCGTACGCGCACGTGCCGGTGCAGCTCATCACGCCCCTCGGGGACGCGTTCCTGTCGGAGCGGCTCTACGACGAACTCGAGCGGTGGGCCCCGCGGTTGACCCGGCGCACGCTCTCGGCCAGGCACTGGGTCCCGCGCACCCGTCCTGACCAACTGGCCTCCTGGGTCACGGAGTTCGTGGAGTCCGTGGAGAGCGGGAGCCTCCCGAGGAAGGCGAAGGGGCGGTACGCCGATCGGTTCGGCGGGCAGCTCGTGCTGGTCACCGGCGCGGGCAGCGGCATCGGCCGGGCCACGGCGCTCGCGTTCGCCGAGGCCGGCGCGCGTGTGGTCGCCGTCGACCGGAACGCGGAGGCCGCGGCGCGCACCGCCGAGCTGTCCCGGCTGAGCGGCGCGCCCGAGACCCGGGCCGAGACGGTCGACGTCTCCGACGAGCAGGCCATGGAGAAGCTCGCCGCGAAGGTCGCCGCCGAGTACGGCGTGGTGGACGTCCTGGTGAACAACGCCGGCATCGGCCTGTCCGGGTCCTTCTTCGACACCACCCCGGAGGACTGGAAGAAGGTCCTGGACGTCAACCTGTGGGGCGTGATCCACGGTTGCCGGCTGTTCGGGAGGCAGATGGCGGAGCGCGGGCAGGGCGGGCACATCGTCAACGTCGCCTCGGCGGCGGCGTATCAACCCTCCAAGGCGCTGCCCGCCTACAGCGCTTCCAAGGCGGCGGTGCTGATGCTGAGCCAGTGCCTGCGCGCGGAGTTGGCCGACCGGGAGGTCGGGGTGACGGCGGTGTGCCCCGGCTTCGTCAACACCAGCATCACCTCGACCGCGCACTTCGCCGGGGTCGACGGCGAGGAGGAGAAGCGGCTCCAGAAGCGGACCGCCCGCCTGTACCGGCTGCGCAACTACCCGCCGGAGAAGGTCGCCGGGGCAATCCTGCGGGCGGTCGTGCGGGATGAGGCGGTGGTCCCGGTGACGCCCGAAGCTCGCGGCGCCTACCTGATGTCCCGCTTCTCGCCGAGGGCAGTGCGGGCGATCGCCCGGCTGAAGGCGCCGGTTTGA
- a CDS encoding HAD hydrolase family protein, which produces MTSATRQPETPAATVPPRLIATDLDGTLLRDDKSVSPRTVAALAAAEKAGIEVFFVTGRPARWMDVVSEHVHGHGLAICGNGAAVVDLHGGPGAHRFVKVRELARQNALDAVGLLREAAPGTVYAVEQTYGFHQEPDYPKLHMEIPDELAPAEELLAPGGPGAAEPVLKILAYHPTIDPDAFLTLARLAIGERANVTRSSPSALLEISGPEVSKASTLALCCAERGISHEEVVAFGDMPNDVEMLTWAGRSYAMGNAHPDVFAAASGRTVANNEDGVAVVIERLLEERR; this is translated from the coding sequence GTGACCTCAGCGACTCGACAGCCCGAGACCCCGGCCGCCACCGTCCCGCCACGACTGATCGCCACCGATCTCGACGGCACCCTGCTGCGCGACGACAAGTCGGTCTCCCCCCGCACCGTCGCGGCCCTCGCAGCCGCCGAGAAGGCGGGCATCGAGGTCTTCTTCGTCACCGGCCGCCCGGCCCGCTGGATGGATGTCGTCAGTGAGCACGTCCACGGCCACGGCCTGGCCATCTGCGGCAACGGCGCAGCGGTGGTCGACCTGCACGGCGGCCCGGGCGCACACCGGTTCGTGAAGGTGCGGGAGCTGGCGCGGCAGAACGCGCTGGACGCCGTAGGGCTGCTGCGTGAGGCTGCGCCCGGCACGGTGTACGCGGTGGAGCAGACCTACGGCTTCCACCAGGAGCCGGACTACCCGAAGCTGCACATGGAGATCCCCGACGAACTGGCACCGGCCGAGGAACTGCTGGCGCCGGGCGGCCCGGGGGCCGCCGAGCCGGTGCTCAAGATCCTCGCCTACCACCCCACGATCGACCCCGACGCGTTCCTCACCCTCGCCCGCCTGGCCATCGGCGAGCGCGCCAACGTCACCCGCTCCAGCCCCAGCGCCCTGCTGGAGATCAGCGGTCCCGAGGTGTCCAAGGCCAGCACGCTCGCCCTGTGCTGCGCCGAGCGCGGTATCTCGCACGAGGAGGTCGTCGCCTTCGGGGACATGCCGAACGACGTCGAGATGCTGACCTGGGCGGGCCGGTCGTACGCGATGGGCAACGCGCACCCCGATGTGTTCGCCGCGGCCTCCGGCCGGACCGTGGCCAACAACGAGGACGGGGTGGCGGTCGTGATCGAGCGGCTGCTGGAGGAACGCCGGTGA
- a CDS encoding RNA 2'-phosphotransferase, whose amino-acid sequence MNERASDERRTVKVSKYLSKHLRHQPERIGLTLDEGGWVEIDTLIDAAATHGFRFTREELDHVVAANDKQRFAIDGTRIRASQGHSVQVDLGLAPATPPPYLYHGTVARHLDAIRAEGLRPMDRHDVHLSPDRETATRVGARRGRPVVLSVDSGAMHRDGHVFHVSANGVWLTRAVSPHYLRFPERH is encoded by the coding sequence ATGAACGAAAGAGCGAGCGACGAGAGACGCACCGTGAAGGTGTCGAAGTATCTCTCGAAGCACCTGAGGCACCAGCCGGAGCGGATCGGGCTCACCCTCGACGAGGGCGGCTGGGTCGAGATCGACACCCTGATCGACGCGGCGGCCACCCATGGGTTCCGGTTCACGCGCGAGGAACTGGACCACGTGGTCGCCGCCAATGACAAGCAGCGCTTCGCGATCGACGGCACGCGGATCCGTGCCAGCCAGGGCCACAGTGTGCAGGTCGACCTGGGACTGGCCCCCGCGACCCCGCCGCCGTACCTCTACCACGGGACCGTGGCCCGCCACCTGGACGCCATCCGCGCGGAGGGACTGCGCCCGATGGACCGGCACGACGTGCACCTCTCACCCGACCGGGAGACGGCCACACGCGTCGGCGCCCGCCGAGGCCGGCCCGTGGTGCTGTCGGTGGACTCGGGTGCCATGCACCGTGACGGCCATGTCTTCCACGTCAGCGCCAACGGAGTGTGGCTCACCCGGGCCGTATCCCCGCACTACCTGCGATTCCCCGAGCGGCACTGA
- the cydB gene encoding cytochrome d ubiquinol oxidase subunit II yields the protein MELHDVWFVLIAVLWTGYFFLEGFDFGVGVLTKVLARNRPERRVLINTIGPVWDGNEVWLLTAAGSTFAAFPEWYATLFSGFYLPLLVILVCLIVRGVAFEYRVKRSEENWQRNWEHAIFWTSLISAFLWGVVFGNLVRGVKIDRNFDYVGGFWDLFSPYALLGGLVTLTLFTFHGAVFTALKTVGDIRERARKLASGLGLVTAALALLFLLWTQVDGGDGKSLVALVVAVAALVTALVANRAGREGWSFALSGVTIVATVAMLFLTLFPNVMPSSLDADWNLTVTNASSSPYTLKIMTWCAAIATPVVLVYQGWTYWVFRKRIGTQHLAVDATH from the coding sequence ATGGAACTTCACGACGTCTGGTTCGTTCTCATCGCCGTCCTGTGGACCGGCTACTTCTTCCTGGAGGGCTTCGACTTCGGGGTCGGCGTCCTCACCAAGGTGCTCGCCCGCAACCGGCCCGAGCGGCGGGTGCTGATCAACACCATCGGCCCCGTCTGGGACGGCAACGAGGTCTGGTTGCTCACGGCCGCCGGTTCGACGTTCGCGGCCTTCCCCGAGTGGTACGCCACGCTCTTCTCCGGGTTCTACCTGCCGCTGCTGGTCATCCTGGTCTGTCTGATCGTCCGGGGTGTCGCCTTCGAGTACCGGGTGAAGCGGTCCGAGGAGAACTGGCAGCGCAACTGGGAACACGCGATCTTCTGGACCTCGCTGATCTCGGCGTTCCTGTGGGGCGTGGTCTTCGGCAACCTCGTGCGGGGCGTGAAGATCGACCGGAACTTCGACTACGTCGGCGGCTTCTGGGACCTGTTCAGCCCCTACGCGCTGCTCGGCGGTCTGGTGACGCTGACGCTGTTCACCTTCCATGGTGCGGTGTTCACAGCGCTCAAGACCGTGGGTGACATCCGGGAGCGGGCGCGGAAGCTGGCGTCGGGGCTCGGTCTGGTCACCGCCGCGCTGGCGCTGCTCTTCCTGTTGTGGACGCAGGTCGACGGTGGTGACGGCAAGAGTCTGGTCGCGCTGGTCGTGGCGGTCGCCGCGCTGGTCACGGCACTCGTGGCCAACCGGGCCGGGCGCGAGGGCTGGTCGTTCGCCCTGTCCGGCGTCACCATCGTGGCCACCGTGGCGATGCTCTTCCTCACGCTCTTCCCGAACGTGATGCCGTCCTCGCTCGACGCGGACTGGAACCTCACGGTCACCAACGCCTCGTCGAGTCCTTACACCCTGAAGATCATGACCTGGTGCGCGGCGATCGCCACTCCGGTCGTCCTGGTCTACCAGGGCTGGACCTACTGGGTGTTCCGCAAGCGGATCGGCACGCAGCACCTCGCTGTCGACGCCACTCACTGA
- a CDS encoding M23 family metallopeptidase: protein MCSPRRHPLLVPALLCAFAVLAARPADAADTGGDEDAHGGPGTGLSAQVARLYEDAAIASQRYEAGRREAEEQRARALRLEALLDRERREIASMHEDLGRIARAQYRSGGELPLTARIILADNPDELMRGQRVFSQSQLTVRKAIDKSRRAESRLAADEAKAAAAWRTLEQRTTELADLKKGIERKLDQARGQLQGQADASAAAGACRGAVRLDQPQATAVTSAWVAPVASYVLSAGFGSGGARWVSRHTGQDFAVPIGTPVRAVGAGRVVKVSCGGAFGIEIVVQHAGGYYTQYAHLASVAVDQGERVSPGQWIGQSGTTGNSTGPHLHFEVRVTPGMGSAVDPVRWLSARGVAL, encoded by the coding sequence ATGTGCTCACCTCGCCGTCACCCGTTGCTCGTTCCGGCGCTGCTGTGCGCGTTCGCCGTGCTCGCGGCCCGGCCCGCCGACGCCGCCGACACCGGCGGGGACGAGGACGCCCACGGCGGCCCGGGGACCGGCCTCAGCGCTCAGGTGGCCCGGTTGTACGAGGACGCGGCCATCGCGTCACAGCGCTACGAGGCGGGGCGGCGCGAGGCCGAGGAGCAGCGGGCGCGGGCGCTGCGGCTGGAAGCGCTCCTCGACCGCGAGCGGCGGGAGATCGCCTCGATGCACGAGGACCTGGGCCGGATCGCCCGGGCTCAGTACCGCAGCGGTGGCGAACTCCCGTTGACCGCGCGGATCATCCTCGCGGACAACCCCGACGAGCTGATGCGCGGTCAGCGGGTGTTCTCCCAGTCCCAGCTGACCGTCCGCAAGGCGATCGACAAGAGCCGCCGGGCGGAGAGCCGGCTCGCCGCGGACGAGGCGAAGGCCGCGGCGGCCTGGCGGACGCTGGAACAGCGCACCACGGAACTCGCCGACCTGAAGAAAGGCATCGAGCGGAAGCTCGACCAGGCGCGGGGGCAGTTGCAGGGCCAGGCCGACGCCTCCGCCGCGGCCGGTGCCTGCCGCGGTGCCGTCCGGCTGGACCAGCCGCAGGCGACGGCCGTCACGAGCGCGTGGGTCGCCCCGGTGGCCTCGTACGTACTGTCCGCCGGCTTCGGCAGCGGTGGTGCCCGGTGGGTCAGCCGGCACACCGGGCAGGACTTCGCGGTGCCGATCGGCACGCCGGTGCGGGCGGTCGGCGCGGGGCGTGTGGTGAAGGTGTCGTGCGGGGGCGCCTTCGGCATCGAGATCGTCGTGCAGCACGCGGGGGGCTACTACACGCAGTACGCCCATCTCGCATCCGTCGCCGTCGACCAGGGCGAGCGGGTGAGTCCCGGACAGTGGATCGGGCAGTCGGGCACCACCGGCAACTCCACCGGCCCGCACCTGCACTTCGAGGTGCGGGTCACGCCGGGGATGGGCTCGGCGGTGGATCCGGTGCGATGGCTGTCGGCGCGCGGAGTCGCGCTGTAA